The Thermoanaerobaculia bacterium genomic interval GGCCAGAAACCCTCGGCCGTCCGCCCGACCTCCTCCGGCGCCCCCATGCCGTCGCTCGCGCGCCGGAAGATCGTGCCGTCGTTCTCGCGGTCGCTCGCGTAGTAGAGATACCGGTCGTCGGGCGACCAGACCGGGCGGCTGTCGCCCCCCTCCTCGAAGGTGATCCGGCTCGACGTACCGCTCTCGAAGTCGTGGAGCCAGATGTCGTCGTCACCCTTGCCCGGGCTGTTGTTGGTGTAGGCCAGGCGCTTGCCGTCGTGCGAAACCTTGAACTCGGAGAAGAGCCCCTGATCGAGCACGCGCTTGCCGACACCGTCACGGCCGAGCCAGACGAGCGAAGAATAGGTGCCGCGTTCCCCTTCGCGATAGGCGAGCGTCCCGTCACTCGACACCGTGGCGAGGGCCTGCTCGTTCTGCGTGAAGGCGACCGGCGAAGCGATTGCGACCGCTTCCCCGGCGACGGCGAGCCCTGCGGGATCGAAGCGCTGCGCGAGCAGCGCCCCTTCGCGCCAGAAGAGGATCGCGCCCGGCCCGGGGTCCGCCGAGAACAGCGGTGAGGAGTTGGCGGCGATCAGGGAATGGCGCTTGCCCGTCGCGAGCTCGAGCGCCTCGATCCGGCTCCGGTCCTCGCGTGCCCCGGCCTCGGCGGTCTGTGCGAGGAAGAGGATCGACTCGCCTCCGGGCAGAAAGACCGGAAAGCGATGGCTCTTCTCGTTGCGTGCGCCGTCGAGCGTCGTGAGCGCCTTCGGCGCCTCTGCCGCCCCTGCCAACGAGACGATCGACAGTCCGTCGCGGAACGTCGCGGCGAAGACGATGCGCCCGTTCGGACCCCAGCTGCCGCCGCGCGGTGTCGGCGCGTCGCAGATCGTCTGCGCCGGACCGCCGCGCAGGTCGATCCGCTTGAGCTTGCCTTCGGCAAAAAAGGCGACCTGCGCGCCGTCGGGCGACCAGAACGCCATCTGGCCACCGTCGGTCGAAGCGAGGCGCGTCGCGACGCCGGCGTCGAGCTCGCGGAGCCAGAGTGCGCCGCTGCGAGTCTTCTGGTCGACAGCGTAGAAGACGACCCGGCGGCCATCGGGAGAGAGCGCGAACGTGTCGCCGAAGCCGGTCTCCGGTGGTGCCACGAGCGCGGCATGGATCCCCTGCGGCGCCGGCGCCTTCGCGCCGCCCAGCCAGAGTGCCGCGAAGAGTGCCGCCAGGGCGATCGCTGCCGCGGCGAGGATCCAGGGCAGCGGCGCGGGCCGAGCGGGCAGAGTGCCGGCGGCCGGGATCGCCGCGGTGGGCACGCCGAGGTTCGGCTCGACGAGCGCCTCCTCGAGCGCCAGGCGGGCGTCGCCGATCGACTGCAACCGCTCGCGCGGTTTCTTGCGCAGGCAGCGCTGCACGAGCTCGACGATGCGCGGCGGTGTGCCGGCAGGCAGAGCCGAGAAGTCGGGCGTATCCTTGAGGACGCCCGCGAGGACGTGCGAGACCGTTTCGCCGTCGAAGAGACGCCGGCCGGCGAGCATCTCGTAGAGCACGACGCCAAAGGACCAGATGTCCGCGCGGCGATCCACCGCGCTGCCGGCGGCCTGCTCGGGAGCCATGTAGGCGGCAGTACCGAGGATCACACCGAGTTGGGTGCCGTGCGCCGCGGTCAGGGTGGGCGAATTCATGATCGTCGGCGAGCGCGCGAGATCGGCGGTGGAACCGCCGCCCGACGCCGAGTCCATCGCCTTGGCCAGCCCGAAATCGAGGACTTTGACCTTTCCTTCCCTGGAGGCCTTGACGTTCTGGGGTTTGAGGTCGCGGTGGACGATCCCCTTGTCGTGGGCCTCTTCGAGCGCCTGGGCAATCTGGAGCGCGGTAGAGAGGCTCTCAGCAATGGAAAGGGCTCCCGCTTCCAGGCGTTCCGCGAGGGTCGGGCCGTCGACGAGCTCCATGACGAGCGCCTTGATGCCGCCGCTCTCCTCGAGGCCGAAGATCGAGGCGATGTTCGGATGATGGAGCTGCGCGAGGAGCTGCGCTTCGCGTTCGAATCGCGCCAGGCGTTCC includes:
- a CDS encoding serine/threonine-protein kinase translates to MSSLSPGTRLGPYEILAQIGEGGMGEVYRATDSRLKREVAIKVLPAAFTEDKERLARFEREAQLLAQLHHPNIASIFGLEESGGIKALVMELVDGPTLAERLEAGALSIAESLSTALQIAQALEEAHDKGIVHRDLKPQNVKASREGKVKVLDFGLAKAMDSASGGGSTADLARSPTIMNSPTLTAAHGTQLGVILGTAAYMAPEQAAGSAVDRRADIWSFGVVLYEMLAGRRLFDGETVSHVLAGVLKDTPDFSALPAGTPPRIVELVQRCLRKKPRERLQSIGDARLALEEALVEPNLGVPTAAIPAAGTLPARPAPLPWILAAAAIALAALFAALWLGGAKAPAPQGIHAALVAPPETGFGDTFALSPDGRRVVFYAVDQKTRSGALWLRELDAGVATRLASTDGGQMAFWSPDGAQVAFFAEGKLKRIDLRGGPAQTICDAPTPRGGSWGPNGRIVFAATFRDGLSIVSLAGAAEAPKALTTLDGARNEKSHRFPVFLPGGESILFLAQTAEAGAREDRSRIEALELATGKRHSLIAANSSPLFSADPGPGAILFWREGALLAQRFDPAGLAVAGEAVAIASPVAFTQNEQALATVSSDGTLAYREGERGTYSSLVWLGRDGVGKRVLDQGLFSEFKVSHDGKRLAYTNNSPGKGDDDIWLHDFESGTSSRITFEEGGDSRPVWSPDDRYLYYASDRENDGTIFRRASDGMGAPEEVGRTAEGFWP